In one window of Porites lutea chromosome 8, jaPorLute2.1, whole genome shotgun sequence DNA:
- the LOC140945982 gene encoding uncharacterized protein — MASCVSGMSDLNFPGVQVWTKDHDLLLCREVLSVNPYSAKKNSNERGRLWDRISANLNSTSDVYFSVTKRSVRDHIAVLIKKYKKKMKDEEKASGINPEPTELEQALAEIIEMEEAAETEHQDGDGRRKEKDEADKHKAESMRKLAMEKLGETQKRAVEEGEQDCQKKKRRSGNDTIEYLREKSESDKVLKEEELSLKRKQQELEEKKLTSFLDQQKSMMQLMQEQQQQQQVQTNNIQMMMMQQSQAFMAVLDKLTNKMG; from the exons ATGGCCTCGTGCGTATCCGGGATGTCAGA tcTCAACTTTCCAGGAGTGCAAGTGTGGACTAAAGATCATGATCTACTTTTATGTAGAGAAGTTTTATCAGTCAATCCATACTcggccaaaaaaaattcaaacgaACGAGGAAGGCTGTGGGACAGAATCAGTGCCAACTTGAACAGCACATCAGATGTCTACTTTTCTGTCACAAAACGATCAGTGCGTGACCACATTGcagttttgataaaaaaatacaaaaagaaaatgaaagatgaagaaaaagCCAGTGGAATAAACCCTGAACCCACAGAGCTTGAACAAGCACTAGCAGAGATAATTGAGATGGAAGAAGCTGCAGAAACTGAACATCAAGATGGTGATgggagaaggaaagaaaaagatgaGGCTGACAAGCATAAGGCAGAAAGTATGAGAAAACTGGCTATGGAAAAGTTGGGAGAAACTCAGAAGAGGGCAGTTGAAGAGGGAGAGCAGGATTGtcagaagaagaagaggagaagTGGGAATGATACAATTGAGTATCTGCGAGAGAAAAGTGAGAGTGACAAAGTACTCAAAGAGGAAGAGCTGTCACTCAAGCGTAAACAACAGGAACTGGAAGAAAAAAAGCTAACCTCATTTCTAGATCAGCAGAAATCCATGATGCAGTTAATGCAGgagcaacagcagcagcaacagGTTCAAACTAATAACATCcaaatgatgatgatgcaaCAGTCCCAGGCTTTCATGGCCGTGCTTGATAAACTTACCAACAAAATGGGCTAG